The DNA region GCAGGAATTGGTGAGGCAAGGACTAGAACAGCACGCTCCTGCGTCTTTTTTTGCTTGGCGCACATGCAATGAAGGATCATGTATGCATAGCAATGCGTATCAATCACATGTTGCCTACAGACCACGTAGATCCTgcgccggccgccgccgacctcctccagctggCCCGCCACGACGTGCGGCCGCCGCACCTCCTGCGGCACCCCGCCGCCGGCCACCATCTGCCACTCATCCCGCGGCTCGTCGTACCGCTTCAGCCGCCACTCGCCGTACTCGGCCACGATGTACATCCGGCCGCCCGACACGACGCAGGAGCCCGTCCACCCCTCCCGCATCCCGCGCGCCATGTCGGACCACGCATCCGCCGCCGCGTCGTACACCGCGCCCCGCGGCGCGCGCTCGAACGGCCACGCCCACCCCTCCGTCACGTACAgcttgccgcccgccgccgccgcgtcgtaccTCGCCACGGCCGCGCCGCCACGGGGAGCCGCGGGCGACCAGCGACCGGCCTCTGGGTCGAACACCTCCGCCTCTCCGTCCTCGCTGGCCACCACCACGCGCCCGCCCACCTCGCCGGCCGCCATGTAGCCCCTcgccgtcctcatgccggccaCCTGCCCCCACCCGTTGGTCGCCGCGCTGTAGACGGCCACGCTGCTCACGGCCTTGTCGCCGCCCTCCTCCACGCCGCCGATCACATAGATCTCGCCGCGCGCGGGGAGGCCCACGACGGCGAACGAGCCGGCCGCGGCGCCGCAGGGGACCGGGGGCAGCAGCAGCCAGCGGCGGGAGAAGGGGTCGAGCGCCTGGCACTGAAGGCGGCGCGAGACGGGGTCGAAGGCGAAGGCGAAGAGGAACGGCAGCGAGAGCGAGACCGTCGCCGCCGGCGGGGCCGAGCCCTTGGTCTTGGCGGCGGCCCCCGGCGCGTCGGTGAGGAACCGGTTCCAGTTGGAGGAGACGGTGCGGAACAGGCGGTGGTAGAGAAAGGGAGGGGGCTAAGTGAAAAACTCACGGCGCTGACCAGCCAGGCCACTTGGCATCCACTTGGTGAGTTCTGGTTGGCTGTGGACTAAACTTGCACATCCATGACAAGTTCAGGGATCAAATAATTCACTTTTGCAACTTCAAGGACCAAACCATCATCTGACATGCAAGTTCAGGGACCTGCAGTGCTATTACCTCTTGATAGATATGGTCCATGGGCATGCACACAAGCTCGCTCGTCGTACACACCTTGGTGTATGGCACAGTACGTATTTTTTTACTTCACCGTGGACACGTCATCGCTTTTTTTCATAACAACGGCACATCAGTGAATGTTTTTTTTTGTAAGGATACGGCCATCTTTGCATGGGTCCAACATCACCGTCACTTTTTAAAATTTTCAACCGCATGTCGGGAGCTAATTAACTGGCTTTTTTTCTCGTTCTCTCCCACAATACTATCACTTTGATTCGCCGCGTGCCAAGAAACACCACCAACAATGACAATGACGACGACAACGGTGCTGCCCGGACAGATCCACGCATTGGAAGAGGTGCATATCAAAAGACGTACACCCGACGACCCTTCATGTACGAGGGGTGACACCCCGACCCCCAAACCCCCACCTTTCCTGGACAATTAGAGGCGCTCGACCAACCATGCCATCCACGAGCATACGACACCATCATAGACATGGTCACAACCTTCACCCTGTTGCGCATGCATGGCAGCCTCTGTTCACTGTGCAGATTGCAGTTAATAATCCGGCAGGCCATTAGTAAAAAGGAAGGCCAGACCCGTATTGAACTCGCATGCACTAAAAAAGGCAAAGCCCTACCACCCTTTACAAAGCCCGGTAGAGTAAATGCTGCTTCTTACCAACGGTGCCAGCCACTTCACAGCTTGCTAGACGAAAATAGCAGTTTTTAAAACAGTAGACAGGACACGGCGCCGTGGAACTTTTGACAAATATCCGAAATTAGCCGTTGTCATATGCTTGCCGAAATCAGCTACTGCCGCACACTGCTAACTCATAAAGCGGCGAGGTCACTTGCCCTGAATACACCTGCAAAAGCCAGGTAGTAGGCTTCCATTTTCGGCCACTGACAAGCAAAAGGTCCGTCGAAGCTTTCCTCTATTGCAGTGGCGAAATACAACAAATCATAAAATCACAACCTTATCCACTCAAAAGTTCGGATCtcaaagcaaacgaatggttctgaTAGGCACCATCCGAGCTAGTGTGGGTAGCAAatccattctctctctctctctctctctatatatatatatatatatatccaattagatgtaagttagcatgaactattattattgacatcacccaaaggtgaatacgttgggaggcgaaattataagcccctatctttctcagtgtccgattaaaactccataaccataagtattgcatgagtgttagcaattgtagaagactatatgatagttgagtatgtggagtttgccaaatcaaagctctaacatagacccttccagaaaataggatgaattgtaattgtttgatgactaagaatgaagtttgctagttttcaagaaagtttatggtctatgctttaacatgtgaatagctttttacttgatcttgagaagttttatgagatgaactactgttatgacatataatcatgctagaaaaggtgattgaaattatcattgatcaaacttgtgcacctgctagcattcacacttcataaattctttctttcatcatttacctactcgaggacgagcaggaattaagcttggggatgctgatacgtcaccaacgtatctataatttatgaagcattcatgctattttattatctattttgaatgtttatgggctttattatacacttttatattatttttgggactaacctattaaccggaggcccaacccatattgttgttttattgcctgtttcaatatttcaaagaaaaggaatatcaaacggagtctaaacggaatgaaaccttcggtagcgttatttttggaacggatataatccaggagacttggagttgaagtaaaggaagcttcaaggtggccatgagggtgggggcgcgcccaccccctaggcgcgcccccctgtctcgtgggaccctcaaggctcccccgaccgacttctttcgcctatatattcccatataccctaaaaccatcgaagaacaagatagatcgggagttccaccgccgcaagcctctgtagccaccaaaaacctctcgggagcccgttccggcaccctgccagaggggggatccctcaccagtggccatcttcatcatcccgacgctatccatgatgaggagggagtagttcaccctcggggctgagggtatgtaccagtagctatgtgtttgatctctctctctcgtgttctctctatggcacgatcttgatgtatcgcgagctttgctattatagttggatcttatgatgtttctccccctctactctcttgtaatggattgagttttccctttgaagttatcttatcggattgagtctttaagtatttgagaacacttgatgtatgtcttgccgtgcttatctgtggtgacaatgggatagcatgtgatccacttgatgtatgttttggtgatcaacttgcgggttccgcccatgaacctttgcataggggttggcacacgtttttgtcttgactctctggtagaaactttgggcactctttgaagtactttgtgttggttgaatagatgaatctgagattgtgtgatgcatatcgtataatcatgcccacggatacttgaggtgacaatggagtatctaggtgacattagggttttggttgatttgtgtcttaaggtgttattctagtatgaactctatgatagattgaaaggaaagaatagcttcgtgttattttactacggactcttgaatagatagaacagaaaggataactttgaggtggtttcgtaccctaccataatctctttgtttgttctccgctattagtggctttggagtgactctttgttgcatgttgagggatagttatatgatccaattatgttattattgttgagagaacttgcactagtgaaagtatgaaccctatgccttgtttcctaccattgcaataccatttaccttttatcattagttaccttgctgtttttatattttcagattgcaaatacttatttctaccatccatattgcacttgtatcaccatctcttcgccgaactagtgcacctatacaatttacaattgtattgggtgtgttggggacacaagagactttttgttatttggttgcaaggttgtttgagagagaccatcttcatcctacgcctcccatggattgataaaccttaggtcatccacttgagggaattttgctactgtcctacaaacctgtgcacttgcaggcccaacaacgtctacaagaagaaggttgtgtagtagacatcagtggtgcggctggaggttgtagaagtcgaggaaggcccagaagaagccgctcgccggcaggccaagGCCATGTAGGCAGtgtgagcggaagatgacccgctcgccctcctccggcgccggcgagatctcccgctCCGGCGTGAGGCGGACCCTCACATAGTCCTCGCTGGGCagccgccgcgtcttgcggaggaaatcaATGTGATCCTCGTGgatgttggagccgtcccaggcTCCTGCACGCGCCATGAAGGCGAGAGGCTGACAGAGAAGGCGCGGCGATGGTGAATGCGCGACCCCGCAACAGCGAAGCTGCGACGCAACAAGGTGGCCGGAGAAGCGGCGTGGCGGCGAACAGCAGCGGCGACAAAGAAGGAGACGAAGAAATTGGCGGAGTCGGAGGTGAGCGCGCGTGCGTCTGCCGCTCCCccacctccccctacttataggagcGGTGCGATGAAGCCGAGGGGGTGGGACAtgggggacgtgggattaactacGCCTGCTCCCCCACGACCCGCGATTATTACGCCTTAAAGGCGTGCGGTAACTGCCGATGGAATGCCAAACGCCCGCCTCGGTCGTAGAGGATCCGCGCGTGGGCTGAGGCATGGTAGTGGTGGGCCCCAGCCTGTAGAGacatcccgtcacgcgcgtgggccgGCAGGCTAGTCCAGCTGAAGGGTGCCACGTGGCGCGCGGACAGCGGGCGGCCGGCCCGCCGCCTGGCGCACGCGCCAGCTGGTTCTCGCCTTCAGACTCCGAAATCTTTCCAGATAGCGCGACTAATCGAGGCCAGCTCCTAGCTGTCGGCTCTTCAAGATAGGAATCTGCTCAGGCTTCTCGTCCCCCTTTCAGCCGCAAAGCccgaccagcttcggggactactttcGGAGTAAATGActacgggtagcctaaccggctccccctggctcttcaaaaaatatCGGGCCGACTGAGCCCTCAAATAACCAAGATGTAGGGACGCCTTCCCCTGGCCAGCTGCCCCACCGGCCGTCTGCCGGAAGGCGGCAAGGATCCAAGATCTCTCTCGAAGatggccgactcctagcagccggccacCAGAGtgaccgactcctagcaggcggcctggctcacaccctcaaagtttgcacccacataacggcgataagacgaggcatggctacagtgaagcctgccacccctgaatcccggagcaagcacggccacagtacgccgtacggggtggccactccccgtccggcgcggcactgtcgcCATGCTGACCATGGCATCACCCACGACaggctgtcagtacggcccgcaggcggcgggcccctcctGCCAGATAGATACCAGAAGGCAGCACAAGCTTGACCAGTCGGCCAGAGGGGAGGGTGGCTCCCAGCAGTCGGCCTGCCCCCACCctggaagtttgtgcaccattaagcagATAAGATGGGGTGAGGCTACATTGAaagcccgcaaggcggcggcactgtagccatgcttaccccgacaaagccatcgtcaccaagaGCAAGGCTATAGTAACCAGCAGCCGataagacccccaagcggtgggcccatcatgtcggccaagaggccggtagccggcgggacccaccagtcggcgggccctagtggccggcggagaagccgacgaCTACAGACACCGACGGCCTGGACCCACAtctagccagattaccattgtacccctgggggtaggcctatataaacccccagggcacccatgcaaagggttgatctcatagagttttagacaccacatagagagaagaggagagctagccttgcccttcttcttcctctagccaaacagctcaaggagcctcttgtagctacttgttttgatctagtgatcatgcggagaccccgcagagtaggactaggggtgttatctcctaggagagccccgaacctgggtaagatttgccggcgtgcatgtcttcgccttatcccgtttccaggcaccgacgatgtcttactggctcccacaatgataagccacccgttggtatatgtcgcacctaccacccgacaggcaCCTATGTAGGAGTAAATGCTAGGATAAACTCTCGTGATGTAACTGTGCTTGGAAGTGGATGAGCCATCCATGAGCCATCAAGTAGAAGTTGATCGCCGGATCGCCCATTAGTGTTGGCCTGCTTTTCTGAATTGTATGTGCCATTATGCAGATATGTGTACATTGTGATGTAGTGTTGAGAGATCCATCAGAGTGCTGTTGTTTTACAGATGCTCAGTTATTGAGTTATAGTGATCAATTTGTGCATTTTTATTTCCAAAATCCTAAGTGATGATAAATACAGTATGTACTAGTACAGATGTTCTAAGCAGCAGATATCTCGAGTGATGGATGAATTGATGGTTAAAATGTCCTGCTAGCTGGTGCAGATTTCATGAGTACTTATAAGTTTAATActggttttgctaaagcacatctagatgtgacattagtattgcacatctaagtcccatGTCCTTCATCTTACCTAAGATTCGTGTGGCTATTTTTCTGTcgcttttcctttttcctctttatGTTTGTGtgagtcacttagatgtgcaataactagggcacatctagatgtgccctagacataccttggttttgctaaagcacatctagatgtgccctgaaCATACCctggttttgctaaagcacatctagatgtgacataagtattgcacatctaagtcccatGTCATTGCTCTTACCTGAGATTCATGTGGCTATTTTCCTATctcttttcccttttcctttttatgtttgtgcgagtcacttagatgtgcaataactagggcacatctagatgtgccctagacatacCCATTTAATGATGGTATCATGTATTTTCTTTTAAGTTAGCTACACATGGTGCTATGGTACTTGTCGGATCTTCGACACATCAAACTATGGAAGAAGACTTGCAGGGAGAATGTACCAAATTCAAGAGCTTAGTTCCTTTTTGTTCAGTCATGTCCGTAGATAGAGCCAATATGGCTGCCCATGTGTGTCTACTTGAAGCCTCGGTCTCATTCACGAATGACCAGAAGTTCATAACACAATCCTCTGAAAAGTAAGTTCCAAGATAAAAacaacaaatattgaagtggcacggaAGAAGGCATCCTTTTCCCTAACCGTTCCTCTCCAAACCTTAAGAGAGGTCATTCATAGACGCACCGTGCTACCACCTCTTCTCCGACAACAGTTCGCGGCCCCCTTTTCCTCTGTGGGCTTTGTCAACGTGGGAGTGCAGAGAGTTCCGTAtctactgcatgaaggtgcagcttTCCCTGATTTGAGGCTTTTAAGTAGGTTTTTGTTGTGCGTCACTTTGGCCCTTCCGATGGTGGTGGTGCTCAATAAAGTCCCCTTTGGTGGCACctcgttggtggtggtggtggcgccagttCGACGAATAAGGTTCACTCAAGTCTCCCCAACTTGACGGTACCTTTTTGCGGCTGTGGCAATGGCTCGAGGGCGTATTTTC from Triticum dicoccoides isolate Atlit2015 ecotype Zavitan unplaced genomic scaffold, WEW_v2.0 scaffold56440, whole genome shotgun sequence includes:
- the LOC119346973 gene encoding F-box protein AFR-like, yielding MARAGAWDGSNIHEDHIDFLRKTRRLPSEDYVRPPPFLYHRLFRTVSSNWNRFLTDAPGAAAKTKGSAPPAATVSLSLPFLFAFAFDPVSRRLQCQALDPFSRRWLLLPPVPCGAAAGSFAVVGLPARGEIYVIGGVEEGGDKAVSSVAVYSAATNGWGQVAGMRTARGYMAAGEVGGRVVVASEDGEAEVFDPEAGRWSPAAPRGGAAVARYDAAAAGGKLYVTEGWAWPFERAPRGAVYDAAADAWSDMARGMREGWTGSCVVSGGRMYIVAEYGEWRLKRYDEPRDEWQMVAGGGVPQEVRRPHVVAGQLEEVGGGRRRIYVRLAHMPAHKKGREFDHAITSAVMPAHLPTYKKGCRSPPLEGATTLTSGKHSPEKREAC